A region of Methanosphaera sp. WGK6 DNA encodes the following proteins:
- a CDS encoding cation transporter dimerization domain-containing protein: MHIVLNNNLSLEEAHHISEICEKKIKKEFSEINDVLIHMESKEGLNDKIKYK; encoded by the coding sequence ATGCATATAGTATTAAATAATAATTTATCATTAGAAGAAGCGCACCACATATCAGAAATATGTGAAAAAAAGATAAAAAAAGAATTTTCAGAAATAAATGATGTTTTAATTCATATGGAATCTAAAGAAGGATTAAATGATAAAATAAAATATAAATAA
- a CDS encoding cation diffusion facilitator family transporter, whose translation METYYRQVNKILTIVLVVNMFMAFVKIVCGFHYNILSMTTDGYDSLFDGISNIVGIIAIWMSSKPHDSKHRYGYYKIETFASIFIAILLFVVGYEIIVSAIDRFNGVGTPSVTFISFLILLIILIINIILAIYEYRKGVELKSDLLISDSQHVKSDALSTTVVLIGLIFIYYGYIIIDSILSVLIAILIFKVGFEVLYKNMNVLLDKTMINEKEIRSILSDIPEIEDIHNIRSRGTPASIFFRYAYSIK comes from the coding sequence ATGGAGACATATTATAGACAAGTTAATAAAATTTTAACTATAGTTCTAGTTGTAAATATGTTTATGGCTTTTGTAAAAATAGTATGTGGATTTCATTATAATATTCTGAGTATGACAACTGATGGTTATGATTCTCTTTTTGATGGAATTTCAAATATAGTTGGGATTATTGCTATTTGGATGTCAAGTAAGCCTCATGATTCTAAACATCGTTATGGTTATTATAAAATAGAAACATTTGCTTCTATATTTATTGCAATATTATTGTTTGTAGTTGGATATGAAATTATTGTATCTGCAATAGATAGATTTAATGGTGTAGGTACGCCTAGTGTTACGTTTATTAGTTTCCTAATTTTATTAATAATCTTAATAATTAATATTATCTTAGCTATATATGAATATAGAAAAGGTGTAGAATTAAAGAGTGATTTATTAATATCTGATAGTCAGCATGTTAAAAGTGATGCTTTATCAACAACTGTTGTTTTAATAGGTTTAATTTTTATTTATTATGGTTATATCATCATAGATTCAATACTTTCAGTATTGATAGCAATACTCATATTTAAAGTAGGTTTTGAAGTATTATATAAAAATATGAATGTATTACTCGATAAAACAATGATAAATGAAAAAGAAATTAGGTCTATATTAAGTGATATTCCTGAAATAGAAGATATTCATAATATACGTTCAAGAGGAACACCTGCAAGTATTTTTTTTAGATATGCATATAGTATTAAATAA